From Acidimicrobiia bacterium, the proteins below share one genomic window:
- the cimA gene encoding citramalate synthase, which yields MSDRDLPARVEIYDTTLRDGSQLEGISLTVDDKLRIAEQLDWLGVDFVEAGWPGANPKDDEVFRRAETELHLGTATLVAFGSTRRPTGKVDTDDTLRHLVEARTSTVCIVGKAWDYHVTEALGTTLEEGVAMVADSVGFLRGSGLDVFFDAEHFFDGYRRNPEFALRVLEGAAEQGSSRLVLCDTNGGCLPDEVERTVREVVGYFGSDIGVAVHLHDDAGTGVANALAGVRGGAIQVQGTINGYGERTGNCNLTTIIPNLTLKMGVETIPRDRLERLTPVAHHVAELVNMALNPQAPYVGGSAFAHKAGLHVSAIAKRPDAYEHVGPDQVGNGTRFVVSELAGRSTILLKANELGLTLDGPQVNEVVDELKRLEHEGYHFEVADGSLELLMRRASGWEQPWFRMESFRVITDDLRADDLDSGLSTEATIKVHVGGERLVRTAEGNGPVNALDAALRSALGSRYPALGRVHLTDYKVRVLDTEKGTGAVTRVLIDTTNGDRTWTTIGVSENIIEASWQALYDSLVYGLLLAAEQEHPDGR from the coding sequence ATGAGTGACCGCGACCTTCCCGCGCGCGTCGAGATCTACGACACCACGCTGCGCGACGGGTCCCAGCTCGAGGGCATCTCGCTCACCGTCGACGACAAGCTGCGGATCGCGGAGCAGCTCGACTGGCTCGGCGTCGACTTCGTCGAAGCGGGCTGGCCGGGCGCCAACCCGAAGGACGACGAGGTCTTCCGCCGGGCCGAGACCGAGCTGCACCTCGGCACCGCGACGCTCGTGGCGTTCGGGTCCACCCGCCGCCCGACCGGCAAGGTCGACACCGACGACACGCTGCGCCACCTGGTCGAGGCCCGCACCTCGACCGTCTGCATCGTCGGGAAGGCCTGGGACTACCACGTGACCGAGGCCCTCGGGACGACGCTCGAGGAGGGCGTGGCGATGGTCGCCGACTCGGTCGGGTTCCTCCGCGGCAGCGGGCTCGACGTGTTCTTCGACGCCGAGCACTTCTTCGACGGCTACCGGCGCAACCCCGAGTTCGCGCTGCGCGTCCTCGAGGGGGCGGCGGAGCAGGGATCGTCGCGGCTCGTCCTCTGCGACACGAACGGCGGCTGCCTACCCGACGAGGTCGAGCGCACCGTGCGCGAGGTCGTCGGCTACTTCGGGTCCGACATCGGCGTGGCCGTCCACCTGCACGACGACGCCGGCACCGGCGTGGCCAACGCCCTCGCCGGGGTCCGCGGCGGCGCCATCCAGGTGCAGGGCACCATCAACGGCTACGGCGAGCGCACCGGCAACTGCAACCTCACCACGATCATCCCGAACCTCACCCTGAAGATGGGCGTCGAGACCATCCCCCGCGACCGGCTCGAGCGCCTGACCCCGGTCGCGCACCACGTCGCCGAGCTCGTGAACATGGCCCTGAACCCGCAGGCGCCGTACGTCGGCGGCTCCGCCTTCGCTCACAAGGCCGGTCTCCACGTCAGCGCCATCGCCAAGCGCCCCGACGCCTACGAGCACGTCGGCCCCGACCAGGTCGGGAACGGGACCCGCTTCGTCGTGTCCGAGCTGGCGGGGCGATCGACGATCCTCCTGAAGGCGAACGAGCTCGGCCTGACCCTCGACGGGCCGCAGGTCAACGAGGTGGTCGACGAGCTGAAGCGCCTCGAGCACGAGGGCTACCACTTCGAGGTCGCCGACGGCTCCCTCGAGCTTCTGATGCGCCGAGCCAGCGGCTGGGAGCAGCCGTGGTTCCGGATGGAGTCGTTCCGGGTCATCACCGACGACCTGCGCGCCGACGACCTCGACAGCGGGCTGAGCACCGAGGCGACGATCAAGGTCCACGTCGGCGGCGAGCGCCTGGTGCGCACCGCGGAGGGCAACGGCCCCGTCAACGCGCTCGACGCGGCGCTGCGCAGCGCCCTCGGGAGCCGCTATCCCGCCCTCGGCCGGGTGCACCTCACCGACTACAAGGTCCGGGTCCTCGACACCGAGAAGGGCACCGGCGCGGTGACACGCGTGCTCATCGACACGACGAACGGGGACCGCACCTGGACGACCATCGGGGTGAGCGAGAACATCATCGAGGCGTCGTGGCAGGCGCTCTACGACTCGCTCGTCTACGGTCTCCTGCTCGCCGCCGAGCAGGAGCACCCGGATGGCCGCTGA